A window from Phaeocystidibacter marisrubri encodes these proteins:
- a CDS encoding SDR family NAD(P)-dependent oxidoreductase: MRTIVHITGTTSGLGEALAKTLCHEPDVYVYGYARRAATFEHERYIHVLVDLASPNSELALELNNSADREVLINNAGWIGPVAPIGSFERGSATQMWMINTAAVMEWTNYFIAYSTSKEKSVLSISSGAGKNAIPSWSAYCASKAAIDMATRVWNLDHPSISFLAIAPGVVDTEMQADIRATHPDAFPVHQKFVDYHQNGELKSPKEVAAIILPFIHHPEKAPSDIFSVRDL; this comes from the coding sequence ATGCGGACCATTGTCCACATTACGGGAACAACATCCGGACTTGGAGAAGCGCTTGCTAAAACGCTTTGCCATGAGCCGGATGTGTATGTTTACGGCTATGCTCGAAGAGCTGCTACCTTTGAACACGAGCGCTACATTCATGTGTTGGTAGACTTGGCTTCGCCGAATAGCGAACTCGCATTGGAGCTGAACAACTCGGCCGATCGAGAAGTTCTCATCAACAACGCCGGATGGATTGGTCCCGTTGCCCCCATTGGATCTTTTGAACGTGGTTCAGCTACACAAATGTGGATGATCAATACGGCAGCCGTTATGGAATGGACGAATTACTTCATTGCCTATTCAACTTCCAAGGAAAAATCGGTCTTGTCAATTTCATCAGGTGCTGGAAAGAATGCCATTCCTTCTTGGAGTGCCTATTGTGCTTCCAAAGCGGCCATCGACATGGCCACCCGCGTTTGGAATCTCGATCATCCTTCCATTTCCTTTTTAGCCATTGCCCCTGGGGTGGTTGACACGGAAATGCAAGCAGATATTCGCGCCACTCATCCCGATGCTTTTCCCGTTCATCAGAAGTTTGTGGACTATCACCAAAATGGCGAGTTGAAATCGCCGAAGGAAGTTGCTGCCATTATCCTACCTTTTATCCATCATCCCGAAAAGGCCCCTTCAGATATATTCTCAGTGCGCGACCTATAA
- the trpS gene encoding tryptophan--tRNA ligase, which translates to MTRILTGIQSSGRQHLGNILGAIRPAIQMANDPKSDSFLFIADLHSLTTIKDPEVRKANVLATAAAWLACGLNTEKSVFYLQSAVPECTELTWYLNCFTPFPMLANAHSFKDKSDKLSDVNAGLFDYPVLMASDIILYDANFVPVGKDQKQHLEMTRDIATKVNMAYDSEIFVIPEATIDESIMTIPGTDGQKMSKSYGNVIDIFLPAKQLKKQVMSILTDSTPLEEPKNPDTCHVFALYKLMANEAQVEEMRANYLGGNYGYGHAKKALLDLILEEFAEEREKFDKLMEDPQAIYAALEKGAEKARVVARATLARVREAMGY; encoded by the coding sequence ATGACGAGAATATTGACCGGAATTCAAAGCTCCGGCCGCCAGCATTTGGGTAACATCCTGGGCGCAATTCGCCCTGCCATCCAAATGGCTAACGATCCAAAATCTGACTCATTTTTATTCATTGCAGACCTTCACTCTTTGACCACTATCAAAGACCCTGAAGTTCGCAAAGCCAATGTTCTAGCTACAGCAGCAGCTTGGCTGGCCTGCGGGTTGAACACGGAAAAGAGTGTTTTCTATTTGCAATCTGCAGTACCAGAATGCACCGAGCTCACTTGGTATTTGAACTGCTTTACTCCTTTTCCAATGTTGGCCAACGCCCACAGTTTTAAGGACAAGAGCGACAAACTAAGTGATGTAAACGCAGGACTCTTTGATTATCCCGTGTTGATGGCATCTGACATCATCCTTTATGACGCGAACTTCGTGCCTGTGGGAAAGGACCAGAAGCAACACTTGGAGATGACACGCGACATTGCCACCAAAGTGAACATGGCTTACGACAGCGAGATCTTTGTGATTCCAGAAGCTACCATCGATGAGAGCATCATGACCATACCGGGAACCGACGGACAAAAAATGTCGAAGTCCTACGGAAACGTCATTGACATCTTCCTTCCTGCCAAGCAGTTGAAGAAGCAAGTAATGAGCATTCTCACCGATTCTACTCCATTGGAAGAGCCAAAGAATCCAGACACTTGCCACGTTTTTGCCCTTTACAAACTGATGGCGAACGAGGCGCAAGTGGAAGAAATGCGTGCAAACTACCTTGGCGGAAACTACGGATACGGACACGCAAAGAAGGCTTTGCTTGATCTGATTTTGGAGGAGTTTGCCGAAGAGCGTGAAAAATTCGACAAGCTAATGGAAGACCCTCAAGCTATTTATGCTGCTTTAGAGAAAGGAGCTGAAAAAGCACGTGTGGTTGCCCGAGCTACCCTTGCCCGTGTTCGCGAGGCAATGGGATATTGA
- a CDS encoding 1-deoxy-D-xylulose-5-phosphate synthase N-terminal domain-containing protein — protein MEAFPTLDELRRMTVSQLEKVAEQLRAFIPATTKEKKGHLESSLTVTELTVALHHVFRTPEDILIWDVGHQAYVHKVITDRATEFHTNRQLGGISGFPNRSESPFDAFGTGHSSTSISAITGMAFEAHRKGLDIKHVAVIGDGALTGGMAYEGLNYLGQTDLDVLVLLNDNRKAIDPNVGALHESDSYEMFFQSLGIRWMGHVNGSNMDELVHRLWEGKEATGPRVLHIETQSEILPSEGPNYSSEHPFQDVFGEAILEKLESDPDLVVLSPAMLSGSGLAKARQLYPERVLDVAIAEQHAATMAAGIAAAGGKVLLHLYSTFAQRAYDQIIHDIALQNLPVTLAIDRAGLVGNDGATHHGAFDLAFLRPIPNITITAPRNGIELRNAVHTGLNHNGPFVIRYPRDTEAKFDAEGKFETLEYGRSQWLKEGSMLCLMATGTMSRRALEVATILSKKGYEIGVLHHLFVKPLDEEALMQAASYNHWVVLEDSSLGGLGSAISEWLSGRDAVNVDLDAIHLPDEFIEHGSVDELHRQLGMDVKSVAKRCKNLLSGI, from the coding sequence ATGGAGGCATTTCCCACTTTAGATGAACTACGGCGAATGACGGTTTCTCAACTTGAGAAGGTAGCTGAACAGCTCCGTGCGTTTATTCCAGCCACCACTAAAGAGAAGAAAGGCCATTTGGAATCCTCCCTTACCGTAACAGAACTTACGGTAGCACTTCATCACGTATTTCGCACTCCAGAAGACATCCTCATTTGGGACGTGGGTCACCAGGCCTATGTACACAAGGTGATTACGGACAGAGCAACGGAATTCCACACCAACCGACAATTAGGTGGAATCAGCGGCTTTCCCAACCGCAGCGAAAGCCCTTTTGATGCTTTTGGAACCGGACACTCTTCAACCAGCATTTCTGCGATTACGGGAATGGCGTTTGAAGCCCACAGGAAAGGACTAGACATTAAACACGTTGCGGTGATTGGCGATGGTGCCCTCACGGGTGGCATGGCCTACGAGGGACTGAACTACCTCGGGCAAACGGACCTCGATGTGCTCGTCCTCCTCAACGATAACCGCAAGGCGATTGATCCAAATGTGGGTGCCTTGCACGAAAGTGACAGTTATGAAATGTTCTTTCAATCACTGGGTATTCGTTGGATGGGTCATGTAAATGGCTCGAATATGGACGAATTGGTTCATCGCTTGTGGGAAGGAAAAGAAGCCACCGGACCTCGAGTACTGCACATAGAGACCCAAAGTGAAATACTTCCATCCGAAGGACCAAATTACTCCTCGGAACACCCTTTCCAAGATGTTTTTGGGGAAGCCATTCTAGAAAAACTAGAATCTGATCCTGATTTAGTAGTACTCTCTCCGGCCATGCTTTCAGGATCTGGACTGGCAAAAGCACGACAACTTTATCCAGAGCGAGTTCTGGATGTGGCGATTGCCGAGCAACACGCTGCAACGATGGCTGCGGGTATTGCGGCTGCGGGAGGGAAGGTTCTACTCCACCTCTACAGCACCTTTGCTCAACGGGCATATGATCAAATCATTCACGATATTGCCCTACAGAACCTTCCTGTTACCTTAGCGATTGACAGAGCTGGGCTCGTTGGAAACGACGGCGCCACCCATCATGGAGCCTTCGATCTCGCGTTCTTGCGCCCCATTCCCAACATCACGATTACGGCACCAAGGAATGGAATCGAACTCAGAAATGCCGTTCATACCGGATTGAACCACAATGGCCCATTTGTGATACGATATCCACGTGACACCGAGGCTAAATTTGATGCTGAAGGAAAGTTTGAGACTTTAGAGTATGGCAGGAGTCAGTGGTTAAAGGAAGGATCCATGCTTTGCTTGATGGCCACTGGAACCATGTCTAGACGCGCGCTTGAAGTGGCTACTATCTTGAGTAAAAAAGGCTATGAAATTGGAGTACTACACCATCTCTTTGTAAAACCACTTGATGAAGAAGCTCTCATGCAAGCGGCCTCTTACAACCATTGGGTGGTGCTAGAAGACTCATCTCTTGGAGGCTTGGGCTCTGCGATTTCCGAATGGCTATCGGGCAGAGACGCGGTGAACGTAGACCTCGACGCGATACATCTACCCGATGAGTTCATCGAACACGGTTCTGTTGACGAACTTCATCGTCAATTGGGAATGGATGTGAAAAGCGTTGCTAAGCGTTGCAAAAACCTACTTTCTGGCATTTAA
- a CDS encoding outer membrane beta-barrel protein, protein MKKTILLLVLLCSASAFAQYPRWYMQFQLGYGHDLNTQQPGLTNWISTSIDDNGDYSETQEYYSYANGPKLTFSMGAEVARGIAIEGQLMYSYGIADQIDQTNFFSDLKATTGGQYVGFSPMVRLQNEIRNWEETYVYLRVGPLFSMNSTYLLSEYAGSESRYKLETDWSFDVGAQGSLGLMFPVSRYTHFTVEGQFVYLMSKPSHAEYTEYEEWGEDRLGDLTTRQRERVYQRTVDYNNTNDDEPMEMVEIQSPFSHFALNLGLRFEL, encoded by the coding sequence ATGAAGAAGACTATCCTCCTATTGGTTTTGCTGTGCTCTGCATCAGCATTTGCCCAGTATCCGCGTTGGTACATGCAGTTTCAACTCGGCTATGGCCACGATCTAAACACCCAACAACCGGGTTTGACGAACTGGATTAGCACTTCTATCGACGATAACGGCGACTATTCGGAAACTCAGGAATACTACAGCTATGCCAATGGACCTAAACTAACGTTTTCCATGGGTGCAGAAGTGGCTCGTGGGATTGCGATTGAAGGACAGCTCATGTATTCGTACGGTATTGCTGACCAGATCGATCAGACCAATTTCTTCTCCGATTTAAAGGCCACCACGGGAGGGCAGTATGTGGGATTCTCTCCTATGGTTCGTCTTCAGAATGAAATTCGGAATTGGGAGGAAACGTATGTATACCTTCGCGTCGGTCCTCTTTTTTCCATGAATAGCACGTACCTTTTATCAGAGTATGCCGGTTCAGAATCGCGGTACAAGCTAGAGACAGACTGGAGTTTTGACGTGGGCGCACAAGGCAGTTTAGGGTTGATGTTTCCCGTGAGTAGATACACCCACTTTACTGTTGAAGGTCAGTTTGTGTACTTGATGTCGAAGCCCTCACATGCAGAATACACAGAGTACGAAGAATGGGGAGAAGATCGCCTAGGAGATTTGACCACCCGTCAAAGGGAGCGTGTTTATCAACGCACGGTAGACTACAATAATACCAATGATGATGAGCCTATGGAGATGGTAGAAATACAATCACCGTTTAGTCATTTCGCTTTAAATCTAGGATTGCGATTTGAACTGTAG
- a CDS encoding arylsulfatase, whose product MKHSKRWSILAAILSFSALTYGQDKPNILVIWGDDIGTWNISHNNRGMMGYQTPNIDKIAQTGVGFTDYYAQQSCTAGRAAFIGGSVPVRSGMTKVGLPGAAQGWQMTDVTMATVLKSEGYVTGQFGKNHQGDLDEHLPTMHGFDEFFGNLYHLNAEEEPEHRDYPGDMILKDGRTFRETYGPRGVIHSWANGDGTQRIEDTGPLTKKRMETVDDESSDEAIRFIREAVEAGEPFFVWWNGTRMHFRTHVKEEHTGISGPSGNEYHDGMVEHDMHVGKFLDLLDELGIADNTIVMYSTDNGPHYNTWPDAGTTPFRSEKNSNWEGAYRVPAFVRWPGHWQENVTLNGIVAHEDWLVTFAAAAGNTDIKEDLLGGIKLNGRRYRNHLDGYDMNAYLSGEVDESPRKEFWYVNDDGAFVAARYEDWKVVFLENRGQAFGVWVEPFTELRVPSVFNLRRDPFEKAQHNANVYYDWLLDHAFVLVPIQQMAANFILTMNEYPPSQKPGSFNLSAVMEMLDNAGSN is encoded by the coding sequence ATGAAGCATTCTAAACGCTGGTCGATTCTTGCGGCCATTCTCTCTTTTTCGGCCCTCACTTATGGGCAAGACAAACCCAATATCCTAGTGATTTGGGGTGATGATATCGGCACTTGGAATATCAGTCACAACAATCGTGGAATGATGGGATATCAAACTCCCAACATTGACAAAATCGCTCAAACAGGTGTGGGCTTCACCGATTACTACGCTCAACAAAGTTGTACGGCAGGTAGAGCTGCCTTTATTGGTGGTTCAGTGCCCGTGCGCTCGGGAATGACTAAAGTAGGACTTCCAGGTGCTGCCCAAGGATGGCAAATGACGGATGTTACAATGGCCACCGTGTTAAAGTCAGAAGGTTATGTAACGGGCCAATTTGGTAAGAATCATCAAGGAGACCTCGACGAACATCTACCTACGATGCACGGCTTTGACGAGTTCTTTGGAAACCTGTATCACCTCAACGCGGAGGAAGAACCAGAGCATCGAGATTATCCTGGTGATATGATACTTAAGGATGGTCGCACTTTCCGTGAAACCTATGGACCGCGAGGGGTAATCCACTCATGGGCGAATGGAGACGGAACACAACGCATTGAAGATACTGGCCCTCTTACTAAGAAGAGAATGGAAACCGTAGACGACGAATCTTCAGATGAGGCTATTCGCTTTATTCGTGAAGCAGTAGAAGCTGGTGAGCCCTTCTTTGTTTGGTGGAATGGTACGCGCATGCACTTTAGAACACACGTGAAGGAAGAACATACGGGCATTTCTGGTCCAAGTGGAAATGAGTACCACGACGGTATGGTGGAGCACGATATGCACGTGGGTAAGTTTCTCGATTTGCTCGATGAACTAGGAATTGCAGACAATACCATTGTCATGTATTCCACCGACAATGGGCCACACTACAATACTTGGCCAGATGCAGGAACCACTCCTTTCCGCAGTGAGAAGAACTCAAATTGGGAGGGCGCTTATCGTGTTCCTGCTTTTGTGAGATGGCCAGGTCATTGGCAAGAGAATGTTACCCTGAATGGTATTGTTGCTCATGAAGATTGGTTAGTCACCTTCGCAGCAGCAGCAGGTAACACCGATATCAAAGAGGATCTTCTTGGGGGTATCAAGCTAAATGGTAGAAGATACCGGAACCATCTGGATGGTTATGATATGAATGCCTATCTCAGCGGTGAAGTAGACGAATCGCCACGCAAAGAATTCTGGTACGTAAATGACGACGGAGCCTTTGTAGCCGCTAGATATGAGGATTGGAAAGTGGTTTTCCTCGAAAATCGCGGTCAAGCCTTTGGAGTTTGGGTAGAGCCTTTTACGGAACTCCGAGTGCCGAGTGTCTTCAATCTGAGAAGAGATCCATTCGAAAAAGCGCAACACAATGCAAACGTGTATTACGATTGGTTGTTAGATCACGCTTTTGTTTTGGTTCCAATCCAGCAAATGGCAGCAAACTTTATCCTTACGATGAACGAATATCCACCTTCTCAAAAACCGGGCTCATTCAATTTGAGCGCCGTTATGGAGATGCTGGACAATGCGGGAAGCAACTAA
- the accC gene encoding acetyl-CoA carboxylase biotin carboxylase subunit, producing MFKKILVANRGEIALRVIRTCREMGIKTVAVYSTADADSLHVRFADEAVCIGPPPSSESYLNIPNIISAAEITNADAIHPGYGFLSENAKFSKICAENDIKFIGASPEHIDKMGDKATAKATMKAAGVPCVPGSDGLIPDFQACIKLAKEVGYPVMLKATAGGGGKGMRAVWKEEDLQKAWDSARQEAAASFGNDGMYMEKLIEEPRHIEIQIVGDQTGAACHLSERDCSIQRRHQKLVEETPSPFMTPELREKMGQAAVKAAEYIKYEGAGTVEFLVDKHRNFYFMEMNTRIQVEHPITEQVIDYDLIREQIKVAAGIPILGKNYEPQLHSIECRINAEDPYNGFRPSPGKITSFHAPGGHGVRLDTHCYAGYTIPPYYDSMIAKLITTARTREEAIDKMKRALDEFVIEGIKTTIPFHRALMDNEDFLAGNYTTKFMEDFVLEK from the coding sequence ATGTTCAAAAAGATACTCGTAGCCAACCGTGGCGAGATTGCCTTGCGTGTAATCCGCACTTGTCGCGAGATGGGCATTAAGACGGTGGCCGTATACTCAACAGCAGATGCTGATAGCCTCCACGTTCGCTTTGCAGACGAGGCAGTATGTATCGGTCCTCCTCCAAGTAGCGAGAGTTATCTCAACATCCCGAATATCATTTCGGCTGCTGAGATCACAAACGCTGATGCAATCCATCCGGGATATGGCTTCCTTTCAGAGAATGCCAAATTCTCTAAAATTTGTGCCGAAAACGATATCAAGTTTATCGGAGCTTCTCCTGAGCACATTGACAAAATGGGTGATAAGGCAACGGCTAAAGCTACCATGAAGGCAGCTGGCGTTCCTTGTGTACCTGGTTCAGACGGCTTGATTCCAGACTTCCAAGCGTGTATCAAACTCGCAAAAGAAGTGGGTTATCCCGTAATGCTTAAAGCAACTGCCGGTGGTGGTGGTAAGGGGATGCGTGCCGTTTGGAAAGAAGAAGACCTTCAAAAAGCGTGGGACTCTGCTCGCCAAGAAGCAGCAGCGTCTTTTGGCAATGACGGTATGTATATGGAGAAGCTCATCGAAGAGCCTCGCCATATCGAAATCCAAATTGTAGGCGACCAAACAGGAGCTGCATGTCACCTTAGTGAGCGCGACTGTTCTATTCAACGTCGTCACCAAAAATTGGTAGAGGAAACGCCTTCTCCGTTTATGACCCCAGAACTTCGTGAGAAGATGGGACAAGCAGCGGTTAAGGCAGCGGAATATATCAAGTATGAAGGAGCAGGTACTGTGGAGTTCCTAGTGGACAAGCACCGCAATTTCTACTTCATGGAAATGAACACTCGTATTCAGGTAGAGCACCCGATTACTGAGCAAGTAATTGACTATGACTTGATCCGCGAGCAAATTAAAGTTGCCGCTGGTATTCCAATTCTAGGGAAGAACTATGAACCACAGCTTCACTCTATCGAGTGTCGTATCAATGCGGAAGATCCATATAACGGATTCCGTCCATCTCCAGGAAAGATTACTTCTTTCCATGCTCCGGGTGGTCACGGTGTTCGATTGGATACCCATTGTTATGCTGGTTACACCATCCCTCCATACTACGATTCAATGATCGCAAAGTTGATCACAACGGCTCGTACACGTGAAGAGGCGATTGACAAGATGAAACGCGCTTTGGATGAATTCGTGATTGAAGGAATCAAAACCACCATTCCATTCCACCGCGCACTTATGGATAACGAAGATTTCTTGGCAGGTAATTATACGACCAAGTTCATGGAAGACTTCGTTCTCGAAAAATAA
- the accB gene encoding acetyl-CoA carboxylase biotin carboxyl carrier protein: MDLKEIQNLIKFVAKSGASEVNLETEDFKITIKTGGEEAATYVQHVPMAQAAAPAPVAAPAPAAQAPAAPAPAAPAAAEEDDSKYVTIKSPMIGTFYRRPSPDKDLFVEVGDEIKPGSVVCIIEAMKLFNEIESEVSGKIVKILVDDQKPVEYDQPLFLVDPS; the protein is encoded by the coding sequence ATGGACTTAAAAGAAATCCAGAACCTCATCAAATTTGTAGCTAAATCAGGCGCAAGTGAGGTAAATCTAGAAACAGAAGACTTCAAGATCACCATCAAAACAGGTGGTGAAGAAGCAGCTACTTATGTTCAACACGTACCGATGGCTCAAGCCGCCGCACCAGCTCCAGTAGCTGCCCCTGCGCCTGCTGCCCAAGCCCCTGCTGCTCCAGCTCCTGCCGCACCTGCTGCTGCAGAAGAAGACGACAGCAAGTATGTGACGATCAAGTCGCCAATGATTGGTACGTTCTACCGCCGCCCTTCTCCAGACAAAGATTTGTTTGTGGAAGTTGGGGATGAAATCAAACCAGGTTCAGTGGTTTGTATCATCGAAGCGATGAAACTATTCAACGAAATCGAATCTGAAGTTTCAGGTAAGATTGTGAAGATTTTGGTAGACGACCAGAAGCCGGTAGAATACGATCAGCCACTATTCTTGGTTGACCCGTCATAA
- a CDS encoding beta-ketoacyl-ACP synthase III yields the protein MSNVKAAITAVGGYVPEFRLTNAVLEQMVDTTDEWITTRTGIKERRLLKEEGAGTSTLGIRAIEDMVANFKVDVKDIDLVICSTATPDMPVASTAAYIATKIGATNAFSYDLMAACSGFLYGLSTGAKFIQSGQYKKVLIVGADKMSSIINYEDRATCVIFGDGAGCVLLEPNEEGYGLQDEVLRSNGEGRQFLKIDAGGSILPASEETVRLNQHYVHQEGQQVFKFAVTNMADVSAQILERNHLTGDDVDWLVPHQANLRIINATANRMGLDEEKVMLNIQRYGNTTNGTLPLLLWDYLDQLKKGDKLVFAAFGGGFTWGALYLTWAIDPKK from the coding sequence ATGAGCAACGTCAAAGCCGCGATTACCGCTGTAGGCGGATACGTTCCGGAGTTTCGTCTGACCAATGCCGTATTGGAACAGATGGTTGATACTACTGATGAGTGGATCACGACACGGACGGGCATCAAAGAACGTCGTCTCCTCAAAGAGGAAGGCGCCGGAACTTCTACACTCGGTATTCGGGCGATAGAAGACATGGTGGCTAACTTCAAGGTAGATGTGAAAGACATCGACCTTGTGATTTGTAGCACGGCTACCCCAGATATGCCAGTAGCTTCTACTGCCGCATATATCGCCACGAAAATTGGGGCAACCAACGCATTTTCATACGACTTAATGGCCGCTTGTAGCGGATTTCTATACGGACTTTCAACCGGTGCCAAGTTCATTCAAAGTGGACAGTACAAGAAGGTATTGATTGTTGGTGCCGATAAGATGTCATCCATCATCAATTATGAAGACCGCGCCACGTGTGTGATCTTTGGTGATGGAGCCGGCTGTGTTCTCCTCGAACCGAATGAGGAAGGATATGGACTACAAGATGAAGTTCTTCGCAGCAATGGTGAAGGACGCCAATTCCTCAAAATTGATGCAGGTGGATCTATTCTTCCAGCATCTGAGGAAACCGTTAGATTGAATCAACATTACGTACATCAAGAAGGTCAGCAGGTGTTCAAGTTTGCCGTTACGAATATGGCCGACGTGAGCGCTCAAATTTTGGAGCGCAACCATTTGACTGGAGATGATGTAGATTGGCTCGTGCCACATCAGGCTAATCTTCGCATCATAAATGCCACTGCAAATCGCATGGGCTTGGATGAAGAGAAGGTAATGTTGAACATTCAACGCTATGGTAACACGACAAATGGTACCTTGCCATTGTTACTTTGGGACTATCTCGACCAACTCAAGAAAGGTGACAAACTCGTTTTCGCTGCCTTTGGTGGCGGATTTACGTGGGGTGCACTTTATTTGACCTGGGCTATCGACCCTAAAAAATAG
- the rpmF gene encoding 50S ribosomal protein L32, translating to MAHPKRRQSTTRRDKRRTHYKATAPQVAVDPTTGEPHLYHRAHWHEGKLYYKGKVVLEKAEA from the coding sequence ATGGCACATCCTAAGCGCAGACAATCTACCACTCGCCGTGATAAGCGTCGTACTCACTACAAGGCTACTGCACCTCAAGTTGCTGTAGACCCAACAACAGGTGAGCCACATCTATATCACCGTGCACACTGGCACGAGGGTAAGTTGTACTACAAAGGGAAAGTAGTTCTCGAAAAAGCGGAGGCCTAA
- a CDS encoding YceD family protein — protein sequence MKKKDYNIVFSGLKLGSHSFEYEIDDSFLDILFDYHELPGLQAHVDVELTKQNTMLELNFSLKGELPVTCDLSNKPFVQPIENTFTLVVKFGEEYNDDDDVILVLPHGDYEINIAHYIYELIVLSIPLKFIHPDIEEGDLDDETRELLEKYMPRADDDDNEEEDSEEDEEDDEDEDIDPRWSKLKDLLN from the coding sequence ATGAAGAAGAAGGACTACAACATTGTGTTTTCCGGATTGAAACTGGGATCTCATTCCTTTGAATACGAGATTGATGATTCGTTCTTAGACATCTTATTCGACTATCACGAATTGCCTGGATTGCAGGCGCACGTTGATGTAGAGCTTACGAAACAGAATACCATGTTAGAGCTCAATTTCTCATTAAAAGGGGAGTTGCCGGTAACATGTGATTTGTCCAATAAGCCTTTTGTTCAACCCATCGAGAACACGTTTACCCTAGTGGTGAAATTCGGTGAAGAGTACAATGACGACGACGATGTGATTTTAGTTTTGCCTCATGGCGATTATGAAATCAACATTGCGCACTACATCTATGAGCTCATCGTGTTGTCCATTCCGCTTAAGTTTATCCATCCGGATATTGAAGAGGGGGACTTGGATGACGAAACGCGTGAATTGTTAGAGAAATACATGCCACGTGCAGACGACGATGACAATGAAGAGGAGGATAGTGAAGAAGATGAAGAAGACGACGAAGATGAAGATATCGACCCTCGTTGGTCAAAGTTGAAAGATTTGTTGAATTAA